TACTCGACGCTCAGGGTTACGTTGCCGTACGTCTCCGGAGTGAACGCTTGCCCGCCGTCGGTGACGAACTTCGTCTCCGACCGGTCGAACGAGAGCGCGGTGCTCTCGCCTGCTTCTCCGACCACCGTCAGCGTGATTTCGACTAAGACGGGATCGTCCATCTCCGAAGGGCGGGCCTGATTGAACACGACGCTACCGCTCTCGTTGTCCACATTCGAGACCGGGGCGGCGAAGTCGTCGCTCCCCGCTACCTCGTCGACCCGCACGACGTCGGGGTCGAAGCCGAGCCTCGTCTGGTAGCCGGTCACCGCCGACGCGTTCGCCCATACGGTCACCGTAATGGTCTCGCCGGGTTCCGCGGTGAGAGCGTCGTCCGGCGACGTCGCCGTTTCCTCTCCGACGCTGATCGCTGTCGTCGTCGCCGAGGCTGTCGATTCTGTCACCATGACCGCCCCGACGGAGACGGTTGCGATCGCCATCAGCAGGGCGCAGACGGCCAACACGTTGGTTCGGTCGCTCACTGCTGGCCCTCGCTGATGTTTCTCGCACCGATCGCATCGGCGATATCCACGTCGCCGTCGCCGTCCACGTCCGCCGCGTCGGCGTCGATGTCGACGTCCTTCCCGGCCACCGAGCGCTGGATTGCATCGACGTCGTCACCGTCCACGTCGCCGTCGCCGTCGGCGTCGCCCGTTACGGTGCCACCGTCGTCGCCCCCGTTGGACGGGGTGTACCGGACGGTGAGACGGGGTGGAGTGTCGCTCTCCGCCGTTGCGAGGTCGAAGCCGTCCTTTCCGGTGGGAGAGAACACCCACCCGAGGTTCCGTTCGCCGTCGACCCACGCCTGCACGCTCGCGGTCACGTCGACGGTGAACGTCCCCACTGCGACAGCGCTGGTCCCGACGACGGGGTCGGACGCCGCGTCGGAGTCGTTCGTTTGGATACCGCCGCCGACCGAGGTCCACGTGTCGCCGCCGTCCCAACCGGTGCGCATCTGGTGAAGCGTCGCTCCGTCGCCGTCGTTCACGCATTCGAGAGCCAGCGTGGCGGTGTCGACGGTCGATCCCGGCGGTATCTGTCGCTCGCCGTCGCCGACGATACCGTCGAACCGGAGGAGTGCCTGCGCGGCCTCTCCGGAGTCGGACGGTTCGTCGCTATCCACCGCCATCGTCTCCTCGTCTCCGTACGTCGTCGTCGGGTCGGACTCGTAGAGGGTGGTGTCGACCGTACCGCCGTAGCCGTCGACGCCCTGTTGGAACGCGGTGCTCGTCGGCTCCTTGGGTTCGGCGAAGCGAGCGTCGAAGTCGAGGTCGAAATCGAACTCGCTGTTAGCGTCCGTTTCGGCTCCGGTGACCGGCGAGTACGTCCGAACGTGGATTCGGTCGGGGGCGTCGTCGCTGCCGCCCTCGTCGGGTCGGAACTGGATCTGACGGAAGAGTCCGTGTCCCCCCTCGTCTCTCTGCTGATAGTTCGCGAGCATCTGGTAGACCTCCTCGCTGGCGTCGTTCATCGACACCTTTCGGGCCTCGCCGCCGCCTCTGTACCAGTGGCCGCAGAGGACCATGAACACCTGCGCGTTCGGTTTGATGAGCTCTTTCCAGACGGTCCGACCCGTGTTTCCGTCCTCCTCTTCCTCCTGGACGGATCGGAGTCGGACGACGGGGTCGGTCCGGAGGTACGAGTGCGTGGTGACGATGGTCGGCCGGTCGGAGTACTCTTCCAGCACTTCCTGCGCCCATCCGAGGGGCGTGGAGGGGTCGTCCACGTCCCCCCGCGGTTCCCACTCCAAGGCGAGATGGAGGAAGTCGTAGCCGCCCGCGGAGAACAGTTGGTAGCTGTTGAGTTCGTTGTCCCCAGGGCCCGCGCCGCCGAAGTAGTCCCGTCCCTCGTGACGCGAGGGTCCGAAGTACCGGACGTAGTTGTCGACCGATGAACTCCGCTTTCCGACGGTCTCCCAGTCGTGGTTGCCGGGGACGGTCGAGTAGGGGACGACGCCGTCGAGCGTCGACATGGCTCCGTCCATGTGCTCCCACTCTTCGATTTCGCTTGCGTTCTCGACCACGTCGCCGACGTGGCTCACGAAGGCGATGTTCTCGCTCTCGCGATTGTCGGCGATCCACTGCGTCATCTCGGCAGGATATTCCGACGTGTCCTCGGCGTAAAACTGCGTGTCGGGCAGGGCGACGATCGACCACGACTCCTCGCTCTGGGCCACCCCGGTCGATGTGCCGAATCCCGCCAGTCCCGCGCTGACTCCGAGGGCCTTCAGCACGGTACGTCGGGTGGCAGTCGGTCCCGCGGGGTCCCCCTCGACGTCGGTCGCTCGTAATCGTCTCATAGATTAGTTCTTACTCAGCATATTCATTACTTTTGAAGGATAGTTATACGTCAGTTAGGTGGCTTCTCGCGGCGTCTAACGGACGATTGAGTCGCCGGAAGCGATTCCCTGACCCTGCAGCGGTTCGATAGGATTCGACTGATGGGGACGAAATCGGTCGCTAACATCTCCGCTGTTCGCGCCCTTGACCGTCTCGCGACGCCGATTCGTGGTTATCGGTGCGGTATCTGCCTCGGTCACATCCGCCGTCGGAAACCCCGGTGACGGCCTCGATAGGCGGATAATAACGGAGGATTCGACGACAAGTATTATTACGGTAACATCTGCTCTGTTGACTTCTAATTGTCCGTCGATTCGACGAGCACTCGCATCAGCGACGCAACGCCGGGTCACCCCGTCCGCACCGATGTCGCTTTCTCTTCGAGCGAGAGCGGAATCGTTAGGAGAAAGACCGGCCGGGACGGCGGATTTCGGTTCGCGACTCGCTCCGATGCGGCGGACCCACTGCGGCCGACCCTGTCTCACCCCGCGTTCGTCTCCTTCGCTTCTCCGAGACCCGACGCTACGATGTGACCCGGGTCTCGTTCCGCGATTTGAGGTCGGCGTCGTGCGTCAGCAGCGTCCCGTCCTCTCGGTCGAAGAGGTACGTTCGATTGACGTCGATACTGACCGCATCGCCCTCTCTGACCGGCTTTTCCTCGATTTCGACCACGCTGCGGAGCTCTCCGACTTCGCTGTCGACGTAGACGATTCCCTCGTCGCCGACCGACTCGACGAGGGATATCTCCCCGTCGAGTTCTCCGGAACCGTCCCGGTGGACGGTCGTGTGACGCGGGCGGAACCCGACCATCACCTTCTCGGGGACTTCTTCGTCGATACCGGTTCCGATTCTCCATCCGCTCTCCTCTACTTCCACGGTCCGGCCGTCCCCGTTCGGACAGGTCGCCGGCAGGAGATTGATCTCGGGCGACCCGATGAACTGCGCGACGAACGTGTTGTTTGGTTCGTGATACACCGCGTGGGGGGAGCCGTACTGCTGTATCTCGCCCTCGTCCATGACGAGCATTCGGTCCGAGAGCGTCATCGCCTCCTCTTGGTCGTGGGTGACGTACGTCATCGTCCCGCCGACCTCTCGCTGAATCTGCTGCAGTTCGACGCGCATCTCCTTTTTTAGCTTCGCGTCGAGGTCGCTCATCGGTTCGTCCAAGAGGTACGCCCTCGGAGAGCGGATGATGGACCGCCCGATTGCGACTCGCTGCTGTTGGCCCCCGGAGAGGTCTCCCGGATACTTGTCCAGAAGCTCACCGATCTGAATCGTCTCGGCTACCTCCTGTGCCTCCTCGTACCGTTCTTCCTTCGAGTGGCCGCTCAGTTTGAGCGGGTACGAGATGTTCTGCCACACCTTCATGTGCGGGTAGAGGGTGATATCCTGAAACACGAACGCGAGGTTCCGGTGCTGCGGCGGGACGTCGGCGACCTCTTCGCCGCCCAGTTGGATACTCCCGCTGGTCGGCGTCTCCAACCCCGCGATACAGCGGAGCAGCGTCGTCTTCCCGCACCCGGACGGACCGACGATGCAGACGAACTCGCCGTCCTCGACCGTGAACGACACGTCGTCGACCGCTGTGATTGTGCCCGATTCGCCGCTGAACTCCTTCCGGAGTTCTTCTACTTGTATGTTTGTCATTTTGGATCAGTCTGTCTCGTCGCGTTACGCGGTCGCTTTGTACCCTTCGAGCAGGTACTTCTGAAGGAAGTACACCATGAGGAACGCCGGGATGACGATCGTGAACGCGATAGCCATCACCTGATTCCAGAACACGTAGTTCTGCACGGCGTACTGCGTGATACCGGTGGTGAGCGGTCGGAGCGCATCCTCGGAGATGAGCACCTTCGGGTAGGTGTAGTTGTTCCAGGCGGACTGGAACGCGAAGATACCGACCGCAATCATCCCCGGCGCCGCCTGCGGAAGCGCGACGTCCTTGAACGAGTGCCAGCGCGACCCGCCGGCCATCCAGACCGACTCCTCGTAGTCGAGGGGGACGGTCTGGAAGAACAGCCACATCGTCCAGATGCCGAAGGGGAGCGGCACGGACGCCTCGGCGATGACGAGGCCGAACAGGGAGTTGAGCAGCCCCAGTTCCCGCCAGATCTGGTACATGGGGAGCGACAGCAGCAGCGGCGGGAACATGTACCCGAAGAGGATGAGCCGCGCGAGCCACTTCTTCCCCCGGAACTGCACGCGAGTCAGTCCGTACCCGGCGAGCGTCGACGCGACGACGGTGAAGACGACGACGCCGGCGGCGACGACCAGGCTGTTCCGGTAGTAGGTGAAGAAGTTCGACGCGAAGAACACCTGCCGGATCGGCTCTAAGGTGATACTGGAGAAGATACGCGAGATGTTCCCGGACAGCAGCGCCTCCAGACCGCTGAAGGCGCCGATGACCAGCCAGATGATGGGCACCATCAGCGTGAGCAGCGTCGCCCAGACGACGATCTGATAGGATATCGATTTGATTCGAGCCGCCTGCCGGTAACTGAGGTAGGTGCCGACGATCTGCGTCATGCGACGCGCACCTCCTCTTCCGGCCGCGCCACTCGGAAGTACAGCACCGACCAGAGGGCGAGGAACACGAACATCAGCGCCGCGATGGCCGCCGCCTGACCGAGTTCGTACTGGTTGAACGCGATCTCGTACGCGAGCAGCGGTATCGTCGTGGTGGTCTGTCCGGGCCCGCCGCGGGTCATGATGTAGATGATGTCGAACTTGTTGAACATCCACAGCGTCCGGAGCAGCGCAGCGATGAGGATGACGTTCTGGATGCGCGGCAGCGTCACGTCGCGGAACTTCTGCCACGCGTTCGCCCCGCACATGGTCGCGCCCTCGTAGAAGTGGTCCGGGATGGACTGCAGGCGCGCGAGCGTCAGCAGCGTGACGAACACAGCGAACTTCCAGGAGGCGACGACCATGATGGTCGCCATCGCCGTCTCCGGGAGGCCGAGGAACGCGACCGGTTGGTCGAGGAGGCCGACCCGGAGGAGCGCGAGGTTGACGATGCCGTACTGCGCGTTGAGCATGAACTGTCCGACCATCCCGATGACGACGGCGGGCACCATGTACGGTAAGAGCGCGAGCGCTCGCGCGAGCACGTCCCCTCGGAAGTCCTTGTTGACGAGGAGCGCCAACCCGACGCCGAGGACGAGTTGGATGGCGACGGAGCCGAAGCCGAAGACGAGGCTCCTGACGAACGCGTTCTGGAACCCGCTGGAGGTCAGGATATCGACGAACCGGCCGGGACCGACCCAGGTCCAGACGGGGTTCAGCGTCGACACCTCGTAGAGGCTGAGGTTGAACGCCCACGCCATCGGGAGGATGGCGACCAGGAAGAACAGCGCGAGCGCCGGCCCCAGACAGACGACGAGCAGGGCGTACTCGTTCTCGAAGAGGTCGCCGAGGTAGCTGTTCGTCGTACGCGTCCACCTGCGCGGAACGAGCGAGCTGACGTAGTCAGTTGCCGAAGACATCCCTCGTCTCACTCCATCCCGGTGCTGCTGCGGAGTTCTTCGGCCGCGTTGTCTATCGCCTGTTCGACGGATGTGTTCCCCTGCGTGACGTCGTAGAACATCTGTCCGAGTTGGAACGACGTGAACGCGGGCGCGGCGTACGGGTTCGGCGGGTCCGTCTCGGCCGTGAACGGCTGTGAGTTGCCTCCGAAGAGGGCGTCACGTTCGCCCTGAATCGTCTCCTCGGAGAAGTTCTCGTTGAGGTAGTCCCACCCTTCTCGGTACCGCGACCCCGGTTCGTACCAACTTTCGTAGATCGGGATGTTGTGGAACCGAAGCGCGCGCGCGTACTCGACGAGTCGTTCGCCGGTCACCATGTACTGGACGAACTCCTTCGCCCCCTCGGGATTGGCGGAGCCCTGAACCAAGGCGTAACCGGTCGCCGCGGAGTTGCCCATCGGCGCGTCCCGGTTCGAGGCGTTGTAGGGGTTCGAGACCCGCTTGGTCGACTCCGCCCACGGCCGGTCCTGCGCGATGGACTGCGTCTTCGGGCGGCCGCCCGAGTAGACTGCCGTCGCCGTCGTCCCGCCGGTGTAGGACTCGTATATCTCACCCCAGTCCCAGTTCGTGGCGGTGGGGGAGTACTCGGTCATCTCCTTCGTGTACTCCAAGACCTCCCGCACTCGCTCGCGGTTGCTCCCCGAGTCGAGTGCGACCTGCACGGTGCCGTCCGACCGCCGCGCCACCTGGGCGTCGTTGCCCCAGAGGCGACACCAGGCGTGATACGACCCGTACACCGTCGCCGACGTCGTGTAGCCGAGTCCGAGGAGGTCGTTGTCGGCCTCGGTGATCATCCGCGCGGCCTCGCGCTCTTTTTCCCACGTGGTCGGCGCCGGCGCGCCGAGTTCGTCGTAGACGTCCGAACGGTACCAGTTGTTCGTCACCGACGCCACCGCCGG
This genomic stretch from Halogeometricum sp. S1BR25-6 harbors:
- a CDS encoding cohesin domain-containing protein, with protein sequence MSDRTNVLAVCALLMAIATVSVGAVMVTESTASATTTAISVGEETATSPDDALTAEPGETITVTVWANASAVTGYQTRLGFDPDVVRVDEVAGSDDFAAPVSNVDNESGSVVFNQARPSEMDDPVLVEITLTVVGEAGESTALSFDRSETKFVTDGGQAFTPETYGNVTLSVE
- a CDS encoding DNRLRE domain-containing protein produces the protein MRRLRATDVEGDPAGPTATRRTVLKALGVSAGLAGFGTSTGVAQSEESWSIVALPDTQFYAEDTSEYPAEMTQWIADNRESENIAFVSHVGDVVENASEIEEWEHMDGAMSTLDGVVPYSTVPGNHDWETVGKRSSSVDNYVRYFGPSRHEGRDYFGGAGPGDNELNSYQLFSAGGYDFLHLALEWEPRGDVDDPSTPLGWAQEVLEEYSDRPTIVTTHSYLRTDPVVRLRSVQEEEEDGNTGRTVWKELIKPNAQVFMVLCGHWYRGGGEARKVSMNDASEEVYQMLANYQQRDEGGHGLFRQIQFRPDEGGSDDAPDRIHVRTYSPVTGAETDANSEFDFDLDFDARFAEPKEPTSTAFQQGVDGYGGTVDTTLYESDPTTTYGDEETMAVDSDEPSDSGEAAQALLRFDGIVGDGERQIPPGSTVDTATLALECVNDGDGATLHQMRTGWDGGDTWTSVGGGIQTNDSDAASDPVVGTSAVAVGTFTVDVTASVQAWVDGERNLGWVFSPTGKDGFDLATAESDTPPRLTVRYTPSNGGDDGGTVTGDADGDGDVDGDDVDAIQRSVAGKDVDIDADAADVDGDGDVDIADAIGARNISEGQQ
- a CDS encoding ABC transporter ATP-binding protein — its product is MTNIQVEELRKEFSGESGTITAVDDVSFTVEDGEFVCIVGPSGCGKTTLLRCIAGLETPTSGSIQLGGEEVADVPPQHRNLAFVFQDITLYPHMKVWQNISYPLKLSGHSKEERYEEAQEVAETIQIGELLDKYPGDLSGGQQQRVAIGRSIIRSPRAYLLDEPMSDLDAKLKKEMRVELQQIQREVGGTMTYVTHDQEEAMTLSDRMLVMDEGEIQQYGSPHAVYHEPNNTFVAQFIGSPEINLLPATCPNGDGRTVEVEESGWRIGTGIDEEVPEKVMVGFRPRHTTVHRDGSGELDGEISLVESVGDEGIVYVDSEVGELRSVVEIEEKPVREGDAVSIDVNRTYLFDREDGTLLTHDADLKSRNETRVTS
- a CDS encoding carbohydrate ABC transporter permease is translated as MTQIVGTYLSYRQAARIKSISYQIVVWATLLTLMVPIIWLVIGAFSGLEALLSGNISRIFSSITLEPIRQVFFASNFFTYYRNSLVVAAGVVVFTVVASTLAGYGLTRVQFRGKKWLARLILFGYMFPPLLLSLPMYQIWRELGLLNSLFGLVIAEASVPLPFGIWTMWLFFQTVPLDYEESVWMAGGSRWHSFKDVALPQAAPGMIAVGIFAFQSAWNNYTYPKVLISEDALRPLTTGITQYAVQNYVFWNQVMAIAFTIVIPAFLMVYFLQKYLLEGYKATA
- a CDS encoding carbohydrate ABC transporter permease translates to MSSATDYVSSLVPRRWTRTTNSYLGDLFENEYALLVVCLGPALALFFLVAILPMAWAFNLSLYEVSTLNPVWTWVGPGRFVDILTSSGFQNAFVRSLVFGFGSVAIQLVLGVGLALLVNKDFRGDVLARALALLPYMVPAVVIGMVGQFMLNAQYGIVNLALLRVGLLDQPVAFLGLPETAMATIMVVASWKFAVFVTLLTLARLQSIPDHFYEGATMCGANAWQKFRDVTLPRIQNVILIAALLRTLWMFNKFDIIYIMTRGGPGQTTTTIPLLAYEIAFNQYELGQAAAIAALMFVFLALWSVLYFRVARPEEEVRVA
- a CDS encoding ABC transporter substrate-binding protein — protein: MDRKGRTEGGTERVSRRRFLTTAGATGVAMGMAGCSGGSGGSGATTGGGGTANSEPVKFVSNNNSPKFKEMLNGFADQFEEERGIPVDIEFTEIGGDYGRRVAQLIQGGNPPDIINAEQFRIGAYAVQGILRPVGDVISAVEEQEEEIPDNFKFSYEGEPRLVPAVASVTNNWYRSDVYDELGAPAPTTWEKEREAARMITEADNDLLGLGYTTSATVYGSYHAWCRLWGNDAQVARRSDGTVQVALDSGSNRERVREVLEYTKEMTEYSPTATNWDWGEIYESYTGGTTATAVYSGGRPKTQSIAQDRPWAESTKRVSNPYNASNRDAPMGNSAATGYALVQGSANPEGAKEFVQYMVTGERLVEYARALRFHNIPIYESWYEPGSRYREGWDYLNENFSEETIQGERDALFGGNSQPFTAETDPPNPYAAPAFTSFQLGQMFYDVTQGNTSVEQAIDNAAEELRSSTGME